The genomic region TTTTGCATATGCAATGTTAAACGTAAATGGAAATCGTATTAAACGTGGGTGTATGACAACCAACCTAATGAAACGGTTATCAGGCTATACGCAACTGCCATATCTATAATCTGATCGCGGTAATATTAGGTGTTCATTTTAAGCGTCTAAAACAGTTCAAAGTTATTCCAGTAGAGGACAGCAAACCCCTGTTGCTGTTTGTTTGCAACTGAATTTATTTATCATACTTTTTCAAATTTCCCCCCAAGTGATTCCATTGCAACCTGTTGTAAAGGTGGTTGGGCATTTTCACAATCGCGTGTTAAATTGTGCCGTCAACATGAGACTTATCGTGATTTTTCCCCCTTCCATTTCAggccaaataaatacaaatttcgTGGCAAGACACAATACAGAAGGCAAAAAAAAATTTAGGCAAAGAAATTTGACCAGAAAATATTTGACCAGAAAATATTTGACCAGATGTATTtgattgcaacatccgggataccaaggTATTGCTTGCATCAGACCGGACCTCTCTTCAGACCCCAGGCTGTGATTGTATGACTGATctttatgtatgcatgtatgattgcctgcagctacacccaggggcgtagccaggatattattttgtggggggggggggggccagctctggccagtcttttatttggggtggcacttgattgtcaaaaactactattttaaaactcacacactgcatcactcagagcagcagttttctaacggtatccagtggttagctgctagtctccattgaagcgctgtcagaatgcaggtacgttggtttgcgtcttgcgctgttgatgggggcgtggcccaacatgttgcgaatatggggcttgtagcgtaagtgacaaatggaaatataagacgactttataaaaaaaatactaatgcattttttcagctttataccgtcTCTGTTcaggaaggtttttttttttgtgaggttgggggggccggcagggtggccattctctgaccaatggtggctgtggccccccctggccaccacgtggctatgcccctggctaCACCTGAGagaggcctgaggagagaggtctgcattTGGATCCTTCTCAGAGAAGTGAGATAGTTTGATTGCATTCAGGCTCGATTGCCTTACCTGTCCTTGGTAGCCCGGATGTTGCAATCTGTATTTTTTTGTCTGTAAGTTTTCAGTAGCCTAGTATGAATGCGTGTGAGaacatttcacatgtgaatgtAAATGCGTTTCATATGTGTCTATGCGAGCATTTCACAaatgtggatgtgagttttcagtagtatgaatgtgtgttaaCTTTCGTATGTGAACGTGTATGTGTTATGTTTTTGTGTAAGAACAGTCTGAATCATTTCTAAACGGGCCCTCATAAGAGACAGCTGTTTCCCCTCCGTTTGGTTGCAATATCAAGACGAAATCTTTCACTTTTTGATTATAGTGGTCTGTGCACGCGCTCCCGCGAGGGGGTGCTTTTCAGGGCAGGGGTGCATCTGGGGGCACAACATCGGCTCTCTGACTGTGCAAGATCAGCACCGGCCGGCTTCATGTGCGCCATCCTGGGAAATTACAGTAACCGAAAATAAAAAAGGCATCAGCACATTTCCACAGTATTCTTGTGTGCCTACTGATGAGCTGACCGTTTTCGTGACCGAACTCTCAGCCGCTCCCCCTTGCCTGACTGACCTTGGCGGCTCGGTGTTTTGAAAATATCATTAGATCGCGCGTCTGAGTTGATATTGACTGTGAAGGAATGGATGATTAAGAGTACTTCTGTTGAGACGACACACGCTGCTCCCTTCATAATTGACCCATGCAGTTCAAGCAATTAAGGAAAGACTGTATGATTCAGATCAGGTCAAAAGATTGCCTATTTAGCTGAGAGTAAATTGTGCTGTAAATAATGTGCACCAAATCAACACTGAATTATTGACAGTATGAAATTACCAGGTATGCCTCTCTTAGACATCTGTTTAGTTGTCTTTTAACAATTAGGCAATTACGATTGGAAAGCACCAATTTGTTGTGTGTTGTCCCTTTTTTATGTGTTCTTGTAtgcgtgtgaaagagagagagagagagagagagagagagggagggggggggggatgatttGCTGCTGATGTGGCAGGTAGAAAATCCGATGCTGGTGTTTTCTTCCAACATGCTTTTAGATCACTTGAGCGAGGATGCTGTGCAACGGAGGTGGAGCGTTTGTTACGACTCAGGGGAAAAAATACGTTTTGTGTCTTCCAACTGTAGAGAATCATTGCCTTTGCTATGATGGTGCTGAATGAACAGCTCCAGATTCACGGGCGCGAGGTGTCTTTGAGCACTCACAGAATGAATCTTCGGTCGAAACTTAGCGAGCGCGTTTCTCTCTACCACCGGTAGATGCTGTCGATTTGAAACTACCTCCTCGGTTTCATGGCTGTGCCACGGCGGATAAAAACTTTGTTGACTGTCAATATTTTTGTGTTCGTGGGGATTGTACTGTTTTCGGTTTACTGCAAAATCCAGGATCGCTCAGTGGAACTGTTGAGGGGCGGAGGAAACATCGAGACAATAACTTACCGGAGATCTAACTTTGTGGATAAGCAGACAATTCTGGAGAGACTCGAGCACCTTGAAAACGTAGTTTTTCATCAACTGAACGGTAATGAATAAGCCATCATACTATGTGTAGTAACCTATAGATGCCCGTGTAGCACAGGGGAAGGGAATACGCTCACATAATAGGCGATTGGCAGATAAATAGATACGTtgtgtttatactgtttattgtTTTGGGAGACTTTTTTTGGAGACAAATAAAGCATAGTCGGCTACTGTTTGAAGGCTTTGTGGATCGTCTGTAGGGAACTTACACTTGCCTGCATGTTCACTGTCTCTGTATCCACCGTCACTCTTTTTCCAAGTGTGACAGTAACCTTGAGATTTTTCATGGATGTCAGACTGCAAGCTCAGGACTTTGAACACAATCAAGTAATTATATTAAAATACGAAATCAAGAGAAAGCAGCGTCATCTTTATAGTTTTTTTCAATCTGATTGTTATAGATaacaaaatagtttattttcgTAATGTTTGACTCCAACAGAGCCTGATGCGTGAGCTTGTATTCTATCCTCGTGGTAGTGTCTTTCACAGGTTTGGTGAAGCCCCTGTCATTAGAGGAAGGACATGTTAGCTTGTGGCAAGGCAGAGCCACAGGAACCTCCAGGGAGTCTGGCCAGGACCCAGAGAGGGCTAAGTACCACCAGTTTGGATACAACGCACAGCTGAGCGACCAAATCTCACTGGATAGATCCATTCCTGACTACCGGCCCAAAAGGTAAATATTCAACCTTCATCAGGTGATTCTAATATCTTTGTAGCTTCATTTAATCGAGCTCATATTTTTTAACTACTGTCCACTGCCCCtttaaaagaaaatacacagTATAGGTAAAAGAGAAGTGAAGAGTGGTTTGGGTGGTTGTTCACAGGTGCGAGACCATGAGCTACCCAGATGACCTCCCACAGATCACGGTGGTGTTCATCTTCGTGAACGAGGCCTTGTCTGTGATCCTGAGGTCCGTCCACAGCCTGGTGAATCacactcctccccacctcctcaaaGAGATCATTCTGGTGGATGACAACAGTGACAGTGGTGAGACAAAGGGCCGGGTGTCACTGGTGTTTGTATTAATTCTCTTGTGTTTGGGTGTGGCTCAGAGGTGGAGCATTTGGACTTCAGATCGACAGGTTGTTCGTTACCCTCATTTGctatatgtcgctttggataaaaatgtcAGCTAAATTAATACAGAATTATTGTTATTATATTTGAATAAGCAGAATATCTTAAgctttgtttccccccccccccctttccatctTCTGGTGATCCATCCGATTGTGTTTCTTATCAGTAAAAGACACTGAGCTTTTATACCAATTAAACAAACACAATTTACCACGTACAACGGAGCGAGGCAGAGGcggagaagaaaagagacaggaaaaaatgtattgattaagagacagaatgggagagagagagagagagagagagagagagagagagagagagaagaaggaaaatCTTATTGTCGATGCTTTTTAGTCTCTGCAATCAGGAGTCAGTGATGTAATTTCAAGGTGTGATTCCGTTGACTTTGTAGTGGAGCTGAAGCAGGACTTGGATCAGCATGTGAATCAGCACTACCCCGGCCTGGTGAAGATTGTGAGGAACAGCAGACGAGAAGGGCTCACAAGGGCGAGAATCCTTGGCTGGAAAGCCGCCTCTGCACCAATTGTCGGCTTCTTTGATGCTCATGTCGAGTTTAACACAGCGTGGTGAGATTTACCTTCAGACAGGCACGGCATGTCATCTACAAAGGCAGAGATGTTGTGCCTAATCTATAAAGACATAAAAAAGCACAGCAGTCTTTTTTATTATGTTGGGATATTATCTCTTTTACAGGTTCCACTCTTAAGAGGAAGCCACCCTATCCACCTGAAACTTTCTAGTCTTTGGtctttcaaatgttttattttctttctctctctctctctctctctctctctctctctctctctctctctctctctctctctctctctctctctctctctctctctctctctctctctctctctctctctctctctctctctctctctctctctctctactacctctctctctctctctctctctctctctctctctcgctccctccctctctcacactccctctctctctgtctctcttcaccAGGGCTCAACCCATCTTGGCCAGGATTGCGGAGGATAAGACCCGTATTGTTCTTCCAGCAATTGACAACATCATGTACAGCTCGCTGGAGGTCCAGCAGTACGCCAGCGCTGCCCACGGCTACAGTTGGGCTTTGTGGTGCATGTACATCATCCCTCCTCGGAGCTGGCTGGACGGAGGCGACGAGACCGCCCCTATCAGGTGCCGGGAAGGTCGCTCAATACagactggttctctctctctctctctctctctctctctctctctctctctctctctctctctctctctctctctctctctctctctctctctctctctctctctcgctctctctctctctctctctctctctctctctctctctctctctctctctctctccctccctccctctctctctgtctctctctgtctcagtctttctctctctcttcctttaatctttttctctcactctctcaccccacacccctctctctctcttgacatGTATTCATACCGTGCATCTCCATTGTGCGCCGATGTACGCAGATTTAAAACCAAGTTAcgtaaaagacacacacataataataGGTACTCACAAGCACCTAACGTCTGTCACCTCAGGTCTCCTGCAATGATTGGCTGCTCCTTCGTGGTGAACAGAGAGTACTTCAGGGAGATTGGCCTACTAGACCCAGGAATGGAGGTGTATGGAGGGGAGAACATTGAGTTAGGCATGCGGGTAAGTTCACCAATAGTTTACCAAACTCATTATTAACTTCCTAATGTGTTTGGGCCTGTTACTCCAGGACCTGATAAGATCAGAAAGGATTATCTGCCCCCCCAGAGATTCTAGAAAGATCTAATGTAGTTTGCATACTGATAGATTAGATCCTGGTTGTTGTTGGTGACTTGCCAGTAGGGCTTGTTATTGTAACATATGGTTGCTCTGACTAATTTCTCACACTGAATGTCAAAATAGGTTTGCTGTTGGGATGACTAGGATCAGGACAACATCATTAGGTTTCATGCAGAGAAGGGGACTGCAGTTGGCATGACAATGTATATGTAATGCCTGGAAGTACGATTTACTGCTACAGTATGTTCTACCTGGGGCTATTCACCTGATGTTGATTATTACTagcgtacatttacatttagtcatttagcagacactcttatccagagcgacttacagtaagtgcagggacattcccccgaggcaagtaggttgaagtgccttgcccaagggcacaacgtcattttgcacggccgggaatcgaaccgacaaccttcGGATGacgtaatagcccgattccctaaccgctcagccatctgaccccccgtaCAAACGATGATCGCAAACACGTCCGGACACCAGACTGGGATGGTGTTGGAGTATGATGATGAGACGATTACGATGATAAGTCAAGGTTTGTCGCAGAGTGACGTGTGACTTTGTGTGGTCGTTGTTTCCCGATGTGAGAACTGAACCGGATCCAGGACTCTGCAGTGAGCTTGCAGCTTCCCACTGGCTAGCAGGCTGTCACGTTTGCATATTTCTCACTCCGTTTCCTCAGATAGTTGTGACGTGACAGCGGTGAGATGAAAGGACACATACGACACAGCAGGGTGACAGTAGATGCAGCCataaggaagtgagagagagagagagaggggagagagagagaagggagagggagagagagagagagagagagggagaggagagagagatatagagagagagggagagagatagagagagagggagagagagagacagaaataactgaaagagatgaggagcagaaaagagaaaggaagtCAGATTTTAACAACCCTTGCAAGAATATGCTAAAGTGCGAAACTCTTAACGACACATTTTACCATAACATcaatatttttcttcttcttttgtccTGTCTTGTGTGCTTACTTCTCCTGGGAGGAGTGGAGTGCAGATCACAGGGAAGAGAAGCAGAAGGAGGCTGCTATACAAATGTATCTTAGTGAGAGGGAGCTCTTTCTTCTGTAGAGAGAAGGTGTTTCATGTCGGTAAACTTGTAGGGTTATGGGAAGCCATTCTGAAAACTATTTTGATGTCTTCTGTGGAAGATTGGTCCCTGGCGACACCATCCACAAGATAATTGTGAGCACCTTGAGGGGGCCCATTGTTCAGAAATACACGACTGAAATTGCAGGTTGTTAACTGCTCAGCCAGGAACTAGGGAAAATTAACTCAGCGGGGCTTAGTTATCTCGATGTAGCATTTTACACGCTCGCACGCCCACACGAGTCCACTTGAAAGTccacggagtcaggtggctgagcggtgagggaatcgggctggtaatccgaaggttgccggttcgattcccggtcatgccaactgacgttgtgtccttgggcaaggcacttcaccctacttgcctcggggggaatgtccctgtacttactgtaagtcgctctggataagagtgtctgctaaatgtaaatgtaaatgaaaggacaaaaaacgtgtttgttctgctctctgctggaacCCGTCATGGCTCAGGTGTGGCAGTGTGGGGGAAGCATGGAGGTCCTCCCGTGTTCCCGCGTGGCCCACATCCAACGCACCAAGAAGCCCTACGACAATGACATTGACTACTACGCCAAGCGCAACGCCCTGAGGGCCGCGGAGGTCTGGATGGACGACTACAAAAGCCACGTCTACATGGCGTGGAACATCCCCatgagtgtaagagagaggcTGTACTGCTGCTTTTTTTTTGCCTTGTACCTCATATCAATGTGTTCAGCCTTAATTCCTGTGATTAATTCTTTATGGATGTAAATCCCACTCAGTCCAAGGAAGGGAAGTTCGATCTAGCAATACTGCTGCACATTGTGGGTTAATCGTTTAGCAAaggctcttatccaaagcaacgaaagggacctgcaacctcttgatttgCAGACTGTGCagtgttctaccactgagccaaCTTCTACCAGCACAGTTTAAGTCCCTTTGGAGAAAAGTGTCATCCAAAATGATAAATGTTGAGTCAATCACACAGTGGATGCTAGTGCTATGGAGTACACAGTGTATATTTGGACTGTGGATCTGTGGTCTTAATATCAGGGCACACCGCATGAGAAACATAGGACACCTTCTGCACCGTAGGGTCATTCATGATGCAGTTTCGGGGCTGTGTTTTGTCTCCACAGAACCCTGGAGTTGATTTCGGAGATGTTTCAGACAGAGTTGCCCTGAGGAAGAAACTGCGTTGTCGCAGCTTCCAGTGGTACCTGGACAACGTGTACCCAGAGATGCGTGTGTACAACACCACACGTGCCTACGGcgaggtgacacacacataccataacGACAGATGAACCGTCTGCCATCTTCCAAGTCTCCTAAAGAGATTCACGTATCTCGTTATTGTACTTGTTTTCAAGGTCCGTAACAACAAAGCCAGTGGCTACTGTATAGACCTGGGGAATGAGCAGGATAACAGGGGAATGCTCAACCCCTGCCATGGCATGCCTTCTCAGGTGAGAAGATCGATATCTGCGTCTCCTTTTTCACAACCTTATCCTTTTTTAACCAAACAAAAAATAAACCATGTTACTTTATTTCTAATATACCTGTTCTGTATTAGCTACTGTACTTCCATTAAAAACCCGGGATACTGAGGGTTTTTGTATTGGTTGGTTgggtgggtgtagctcagtggttggaCATATGACAGAAGATaaaaaggttgcaggttcgattcccaCCCTGTACaaggctttggataaaagcgcctgCTAAACAAACACGTTAAAACCgtcaatgaatacattattgttGTGCGTGTCTGAATGCTGAGAAGTACGACATGCTCTTCAGGACTGTTGGTTATGACGAGAGTGGTAAGAGAACAATGCCAGTGGGCAGTACAGCGTACAAAATATCTACTCTATTTAAACTGGACTTAAGTTTTCTATTCACTACCTCTGAAGATATACTGAAAAAGCAGTATAAAGATGGAGGTTCTGTGTACAGGAGTAAGCGAAAGCCGCCATTCATGACGCTAAACATCCAATTTTCTCTAAAAGTCTTCTGAAGGATGTTTTCTCCCCTCTAGAAGCTCTCACTTGGCCTTGTGTGTCCATTATATTGTGAATACCCTGCCTTTGTTTGGTGACAAACACATGC from Osmerus mordax isolate fOsmMor3 chromosome 14, fOsmMor3.pri, whole genome shotgun sequence harbors:
- the LOC136956563 gene encoding polypeptide N-acetylgalactosaminyltransferase 9-like, encoding MAVPRRIKTLLTVNIFVFVGIVLFSVYCKIQDRSVELLRGGGNIETITYRRSNFVDKQTILERLEHLENVVFHQLNGLVKPLSLEEGHVSLWQGRATGTSRESGQDPERAKYHQFGYNAQLSDQISLDRSIPDYRPKRCETMSYPDDLPQITVVFIFVNEALSVILRSVHSLVNHTPPHLLKEIILVDDNSDSVELKQDLDQHVNQHYPGLVKIVRNSRREGLTRARILGWKAASAPIVGFFDAHVEFNTAWAQPILARIAEDKTRIVLPAIDNIMYSSLEVQQYASAAHGYSWALWCMYIIPPRSWLDGGDETAPIRSPAMIGCSFVVNREYFREIGLLDPGMEVYGGENIELGMRVWQCGGSMEVLPCSRVAHIQRTKKPYDNDIDYYAKRNALRAAEVWMDDYKSHVYMAWNIPMSNPGVDFGDVSDRVALRKKLRCRSFQWYLDNVYPEMRVYNTTRAYGEVRNNKASGYCIDLGNEQDNRGMLNPCHGMPSQLARYSSEGLLQLGPLGSTTFLPNTKCLVDEGRGRTPCLRKCQDTLQQSQRLWDFTQNGPIISRDTGRCLEVEHSKESTFGLRLVVQRCSGQRWTIRTWLKPLLH